The following DNA comes from Nocardioides sp. JQ2195.
CACGTTGCTGTTCGACGAGAAGCGCTGGAGCGCCTCGAACGCCTGGTCCAGGTCGAGTCCGTAACGGTTCATCAGCAGGCCTTGGGCGACACCGATCTGGTGCCGACTCTCGACTGCTTCCGCGAGGCCGGAGACCAGGTGCGACATCGACAGGGCGTTGGCGGCATGGACGCCGAAGACCAGGGCCCTCTCGACATCCTCGGCGGCGAAGGCATCCACCTTGCGTGCGTAGAGGTTGATCGCACCCAGCGGGTCGCGGTCCGGGTCGAGCGTCTCGGCGGACAGCTGGACACTGACCAACGAGTGGACCCCGTGCTCCGCGACCCTGGGCCCCCACTTCGGCCAACGGTCGTCGTGGCCCGTGGACCGGACCAGGAACGGCTCGTCCTCGATGGCGGAGCTGATGCACGGCCCCTCTTCCAGCGCATACTGCAGACGGTCGCAGTCCAGGGCGGCCTCGTCGGTCCAGGCCAAGGTCTCCAGACGTCCCCTCCTGCGACGGACGGTGATCGCGCAGAAGTCGGCCGCCGGAACCACTTCGAGGGCCCGATCGCAGATGCGGTCCAGCGTCGCCACGACGTCCTGGTCCGACATCAGCTGCTTGCTCAGCCCGGCGAAGTACGGCGCGGTGTCGGCGAGCGCTTCGCGCGACGTGTCTTCGGTCATGCCCCGACACTACTGCCGACGAATGCGATCCACACCCCGGGTGTCAGGCGCGCAGCACCGGCAGCACCGACTCGGCGTACATGTCGATCATCTGCCGCCAGTGCGGACCCATGTTGGCGACGTACACCTCCTCGAAACCTGCCTCCACGAAGGGGCGCAGGGCCTCCCGGTGGCGCTCGGGATCGGAGCCGCACACGACGCTGTCCCGCGTCTGCTCCGGCGTGACGAGCTGTGCGGCCTGCTCGAAGTGGCGCGGCGACGGCAGGACCTGCGCGAGCTCTCCGGGCAGGCCGCTCGTGCCCCAGAGGCGATGGGCGATCTCGACTCCCTCCTGCTCGGTCTCGGCCCAGGAGACCTTGGTGCCGGCCTGCGCGGGCTTGCCTCCCGAGCCCTTCCGGAACCGCTGCAGCAGGTCGGTGTCGGGCGACGTGGTGATGTAGCCGTCGCCCTTTCGAGCAGCCAGGTCGGTGGCCTCCGGCCCGAAGCCGGAGACGAAGATCGGAGGAGGCTCGTCCGGGAGCGTGTAGATGCGCGCCGTGTCGGCCGTGTAGTACCGCCCACGGTGATTGACGAAGCCGCCGTCCCACAGCTCGCGGATCAGGTCGATGGCCTCCGCCAACATCTCCTGGCGGACCTCGGCCGTCGGCCACCCGTCACCGAGGATGTGCTCGTTCAGGGCTTCACCACTGCCGAGGCCGAGGGTGAATCGTCCCTCCAGCATGACCGCACTGGTGGCCGCGGCCTGGGCGATCACCACCGGACTGATCCGGACCGTGGGACACGTCACTGCCGTGGTGACGGGAAGCGAACACGCCTGGGAGAGGGCGCCGATGACCGACCACACGAACGGGCTCTCGCCCTGCTCGTCGTTCCACGGATGGAAGTGATCGCTGATCCACAGGCTGTCGAAGCCGGCCGCCTCCGCGTGCACCGCCTGCTCGACCAGCTCGGCGGGGCCGTACTCCTCGCAGGACAGGAAGTATCCGTACTTGGTCATCGCTGGGCGCCCTCGAGCTGCTCGAGCAGCGCTCGGTTGAAGGCAGGGATGTCATCGGGCTTGCGACTGGTGACCAAGTTGCCGTCCACCACCACCTCGTGGTCCACCCACTCGCCGCCGGCGTTGCGCACGTCGGTCTGCAGGCTCGGCCACGACGTCACCCGTCGCCCGTCGACCCCGGCCTCCACGACCGTCCAGATGGCGTGGCAGATCGCTGCCACGGGACGGCCACTCTTGATGAAGTCCCGGGTGAACGCCACGGCCTTCTCGTCGGTGCGCAGCTGGTCGCCGTTGGCGACCCCGCCCGGCAGCACGAGGGCGGCGTAGTCGGCCAGCTGCGCGTCCGCGACACGGACGTCGACGTCGAACGTGTCACCGGGGTCCAAGTGGTTGTAGGCCTGCACAGTGCCTTCGTCAGGAGCCAGCAATGTGGGCTGCCAACCAGCCTGCTCCAAGGCCTGCCACGGCTCGGTCAGCTCAACCTGCTCAATGCCTTCGGCGGCCACCATCACGGCGACCCTGCGTGTCGTTGCGTCGGTCATGGGCTCCGACCTCCTCCCGAGGGAAACTGGGCGGGCCCGGTACCCACCGCCACGACATGCACACTCCCCCGATCCGGGGATGAACCGCACCGGCAGGGGTACAGGAGCGCAACCCACGAGGAGGACCGCGTGAGCGACGCAGACGAGACGACCTCAGATCGCGACGAGACGGACGGCGAGCGTGCCGATCGCAACTGGAACGAGCTGCTCCAGGAGTTCCGGGT
Coding sequences within:
- a CDS encoding GAF and ANTAR domain-containing protein; the protein is MTEDTSREALADTAPYFAGLSKQLMSDQDVVATLDRICDRALEVVPAADFCAITVRRRRGRLETLAWTDEAALDCDRLQYALEEGPCISSAIEDEPFLVRSTGHDDRWPKWGPRVAEHGVHSLVSVQLSAETLDPDRDPLGAINLYARKVDAFAAEDVERALVFGVHAANALSMSHLVSGLAEAVESRHQIGVAQGLLMNRYGLDLDQAFEALQRFSSNSNVKLRDVARLVIEAGELPANYEDVSSQT
- a CDS encoding LLM class F420-dependent oxidoreductase, which gives rise to MTKYGYFLSCEEYGPAELVEQAVHAEAAGFDSLWISDHFHPWNDEQGESPFVWSVIGALSQACSLPVTTAVTCPTVRISPVVIAQAAATSAVMLEGRFTLGLGSGEALNEHILGDGWPTAEVRQEMLAEAIDLIRELWDGGFVNHRGRYYTADTARIYTLPDEPPPIFVSGFGPEATDLAARKGDGYITTSPDTDLLQRFRKGSGGKPAQAGTKVSWAETEQEGVEIAHRLWGTSGLPGELAQVLPSPRHFEQAAQLVTPEQTRDSVVCGSDPERHREALRPFVEAGFEEVYVANMGPHWRQMIDMYAESVLPVLRA
- a CDS encoding type 1 glutamine amidotransferase domain-containing protein gives rise to the protein MTDATTRRVAVMVAAEGIEQVELTEPWQALEQAGWQPTLLAPDEGTVQAYNHLDPGDTFDVDVRVADAQLADYAALVLPGGVANGDQLRTDEKAVAFTRDFIKSGRPVAAICHAIWTVVEAGVDGRRVTSWPSLQTDVRNAGGEWVDHEVVVDGNLVTSRKPDDIPAFNRALLEQLEGAQR